From Solanum lycopersicum chromosome 4, SLM_r2.1:
TGGGTGTTGGAGAAGAGAGGCAGATTATATATAGCGCAATGGAATGAGTGCGTTTTGCTTGTTACGAAGAAGGGAGAAAAGTTGACTTTAAAATAAAACGCGTTTGGCATTAACTTGTAATAACTGTGGAACATAAGGAAGGAAGATCAATAACTTTAGTGCCAACTAAATGCGGTTTCTATGAGcataaatatttgtaatttttttcctttcacgTCTTTCTTCAAGGTCCACACCTAATTTGTGCTTAAAGCACCAACaaaccttaattttttttttgcatttttttcctttgataaGACTGGCTCCGTCGACTTCCAACTATGTAACCATGGATCTCCAATAATAACATGCAAGATAAGAACAAAATACAGAGAGTGCTAAAATAGTGCTCGTTCAAATGGACATGATAAACACATCTCAAGATGTTACATTTGGTACAATGGCCACAACGTATTATTGACTTCATTACTGTTGCTTTTGAAAGtcgaaatatttttattaggaaGAAATGTGCAAAACAGAGCAATGTAAATATACTAACCCACATCCACAACATAACCTATTACCAACTACTTTATCCATCACCTATTTTAGgtaatacatttttttcattgttacAGATAGTTAAGAgtagttataaaatattaaaatttaaattttgattaggtAAAATCGATAAATCGAACTATTCACTATGTTAGTTGGTAATACTGTATTGAACTTGTAGTCGATTATGTCGCTAAGTCATGTTattgcatttatatttttctacgTGGAGACACAGTATAATAAAACATCAACAAGTAAAAagacataaataaaaaagtaaattaactCAACTATAAAAACATATGTATTTGGGTCATTTATGTTTAGTATTTAGCTTTCTCTTAAAATTTGCACCAATGAGTTATGAACTAGTTTATATATGCCCTTCATTGAGTAACTAATTTGATTTTCGTGGAGATACCTAATACCAAATAATTCTAATATCTCATACCCAATTCAAacctaaataatataattttaaaattttactctCGAATACCATACTAAATATCGAATTGCCAAAAATTTAGATTCAATTAGTAATATGTATCCAACCCTACATAATTTGTCAAATGGTGGTGAATTCGATGTTACATACATGTAGATTATGACTTTCTAATACCTGCCCTGTCTAGTTAATACTCCTCAATCCTCATACCTGCCTTGTGAGTGAAGTAATTAATAAATACTAGGTACGTACTAAAGTCACCATTATATTAAAGATTCAGGCCCTCACCACTTAAATTATGCACCTCTACTCAAAGCGTCGTTTCCATTATAGTTACTAACGCGGGGACCCTACGCGTGAGGGATAAAGATAAATAGTTCTAAATAACAAGTTGACGTCTTGTTTGGTTGTCAAGTTTGAAATTTGGAATAGTTTATCTCACAATTTATATTATAGTGGTGAATTAGTTATTTCAAATACAAACTCGGTTAAGTTATCGGAggataattaattaagtgataaCTTTGTTTACATAGATTCCCTCCAAGTCTTGAGGCATTTGGACGATATTTCAGTTGATGTGGGAAAAAAACTCCATTTGTCCAACAATAGTTGttcactatattttttttagtatgtcCTACAATACTTATTcactttatgaaattaatgaataattttactTAGTTTCTAATTTAtccttataatttattatactcATTTTTctataacatttttcaagacgttatatttattacttcttcCGTCCCATAACAGTCGTCCACTATTAACTTGACACACCCCTTAAGAAACTATAAATATAAGGGTAATTTTAACTATATCaccttttgaatataataaatacaacatCTTCAAAAtgtaatatgaaaattattataattaatgataagagtAAATTAGAaactaagtaaaaaattaattatgaatttcgTAAAGTAGACAAGTATTGTTGGACGAactaaatatattcaaaaagtaatacactgaaattattttttatatttatagtttCTTAAAATATGTGCGAAGTGAACAAGTTTTAAAATTGTgaggaaaaataagaaatgcACATTTCGCTCTATATTTTCATGTGcatttttatctaataaattttCATGTCCCTGTAATGGTTGTCACCTCGCAATGTATATACTTCTTCATCTGCCTACTAAATCATGGACATTCTTCCAAGTCCTATACAGTGTATAAAATGTAAAGCTAATAATTTTCTCAGGTGCGCAACTAATAAGCCTTGGCCTTATTGAACATCACTAATTAATTAAGCTGAATTCCGAAAATATTGTTGAGTTGCATTACCTGTCTTTGTCTAAGGATTCCTAAATCAATTGAGCAAGGAAAACAAAATGACAAGGTAATATAGACAtagcaaaataattttatggTATATTATTATATCTGAAACAAATGAATGAATCAACAAATTGTATCTTACAACTCTATGCTCAACTATATTATAAGTATcctattatgtaaatattactTGTCTCTCTAGACCAAAGTGGAGCATGAAGATGAAGCAGGATCATACAAAGCAGGAACCAAGTATTTCCTTCCGTTTGTACCATGTGCATTGTAGCTTGCACCTGTTGTTTTATCAACCAATAAATCTCCAGCATAGCCTGGGTAAGCGCCCTTCGCGTAGACACCGGGGCAAGCAGATGCAGCTTCCAATGGCGCATCTGCTTCACCCTGGTAGTAACCGTTTCCAAATGGGTTTGTTGCGGTTCCAGCTAATAAGCTAGCTAAGTTAATCACCATACCGTCAACACCCACATCGTTGTTCGGTGCAACCAATGGTGGGCTTTGTGGTCCGTAGATGGGCTGGTGGAATGGCCAGGCGCAGTAGCCAGGACACAGAGTCTCTGAGTTACCCACCCAAATATAAGCAAATTTGTAAGTTTTGCCCTTAATAACAGCACCTTTAGAAGATCCATGAGTTCCACACCGATTGACACAGAACCCATCAACCGCAACATCAGAGGCGGTCAATACAACATTAATGGCGTCTCTCTGTTCACCCTTTGATGCCAATTGCACGATTTGCTTTTGGGTCAGTGATTTTCCTAGGGAATAATTTTCAATGAGAACTTGTTTGCCCAAATTAAGAGAAAGGGTGTTTTTAGAATTAGCGAGATGGTAGTATTTTTCAGTGGTTTGCCACCATTGTGCGACAGAAGGATTGGTTTTAGATGgagttgaagaagaaagagaggtGATGAAATCAGATACAATAGCTCTTTGAGATGGCTTGAATTTACCATACCAAATCAGATTAACAGAGGTTTTGCCTGATAGAAGTGCACCTTTGTGGTACTCCAAGAGCTGCATTTGCGGGTCTTGCACTAAAGCACTAAGCTTTCTTGAAGCAAAACACACATTGATGAAAGAAATCAACACAAAAAGCGATAAAATGAAATGGGAAGAAGaagacatttttctttttctcttcttaaaAACCAAGTTGAAACTTTGATTGAAGTTTAGAGTAGTTTGGATGGAATTTAGGAGAAGAGAAGGGagaatatatatactaaatagTTAGTACTGCaattgagagagagaaaaagtaAACCGCGTTGATTAACTGGAGCTAGCTGCACAACTTAACAAAACTTTACTCCCATTTAAGTTATAGCGGTTACTACTTCCGCGGCTCAACAGTTCACAATGGACTTCACTGTTACAACTTACAGTTTACTTCATACATTAGTGCACCTGTACCAGTCtccatatatattcttttttattttgatttgatattgaaaTTAAAAGACGAAATACTtctgaattttataattttaaatttagatgAACCCATTGCTCCGCCGTAATTGTTGAGGGATGAGCTAACAAGTATAACATGCAAACGTTGGATCCACCAAACTGTAACTataaacaataatgataatcaatTGACACCTATTTTCGTGTTCTAGATTGTACCCTCCTCATACCTGCCCTGTCAAGTTATTACTGTTACAAGTCAAAACTTAAATTCTACGCTTAACGCGTTATGGAATAGCTAAGACTTTCACTCCAAAGTCTTTAGTTATTTGGACTATATTTCTGTTGAAATTGACAAAAGAAGTATACCgagttttcttttttattaccgtttgatatctatattaaagtttgattaatttaaattcgtaTCACATAGAATTTCATTCGAGGGAAGTTCAACCTAATTCACTACATTACATCTATTGATGATAACTGGTAAGTATTTGAAGTTCTATTTTCCTTACCCAATggcaaaataattattgtatagTACAATTATCTAAATAATTGGATGACTCTTCAATTATTTGCATTTATTAAAACACAACAATATTCCTTCCCATTTTTCATAATAATTGTGCATTATCTAAAAACCATCAATCTAATAATAGTTGTCATGACAATTGACATCCAAGCactacaaagaaaaagaaaatgacagAATTTAGTTGGACAAAAAAACCAGAGAGGCCAAAGGGACGCATatacttgcttgatttctaaaaCATTGATCCTCACAGAGAAGTTTGGAAGAATGCCAGAGATGTATTTGTTCTTTTGCCTGCTCGAAACTGGAAACATAGCCCACTACAAATTATTGGCTTCTCTAACTGTATATATCGTAATATTTTCACATGTAATgcacatcttttatttttttattttccaccTGGTgcacaaagtccatattaaagTTTCAATTAAATATGAACTGCACAAGGCATACAACACTCTTAACAGAATTTACTACGTATCCAAGACTCGAACCTGAAATCTCTGGTTAAGTTCATAATTTGCTTAATTCTtttctcaaagaactcaacagTTGAAGGAAACGGTTTTTAGTTTCCCCTAGGTATTTCAAATTGGTGGTTAGTTTATTCCATTTGTTTATTAGCAAATTGAATATTAGGACTTCAAGTAAGTAACGTGCCGGAACATGTAGTATAAGATTACTAAATGaatttaattacttatatatatttttttaactagtGAAATTATTCGCGCTTCGCGcgattatatgaaatatttataagataataatatgaaatatataatatttaggttagtatcgaatatatagataatatttatatttctcctCGTCTGTGATATTATAgactttttaaaaacatataaaatatatttatttgtttagtatatgtaaatattagaacaaaatattcACCGTGGTGAAGTAAATGGAATAAGGGATTATACgttgaaataacaatatattggaattaggttgaaaatattttagatgttttaattttctctatcttttctAGGAGTAGTGATGTTCTATCTAAACTCTGATTTcgtcaaataaaattattttattttattttattattacatttgctcattataattttttaaacattatttaaatacttgtaagattttcaaaaaatgaagcattattcatgattcatatttaatattaaactttataagtaagatgaagagacatgagttataaataattcaaatgtataattttattagccactaaatgtattactaattatgtattgattttatttgtaaaataaaaaaataaaaaaaaggtttgaaaatataaaaaatgaacagagaaaatataataattggtgactacataaaaattataaatacatttcaaagcaAAAAGAACGACGACAGATTGTTACATACGCAAAAAAtgacatcatgaaaataataatatatttttcaattactttttataatttataataaaagtgaaactaatcatcataaattttgttgttgttaaaataatgaaataattatatttattttttttcataacaaagagaaaatagaatactaaaggatcaaatgattagtattgacaatataatacatttagctaaattatttacataaattaaaactttaaaaactcTAGCAAAAGTAATTAAGttgctaataaattttaaagtgaaaaaataatctctaattatgcttaattttttttccttgtacCATCTTCCTTTGCAAAGAGATCCGTCATCATGTTTTGATCCATATGTCAAACTCTTCATATATGCAACCAACTGAATAAAAAAAAGCATAtacgaattaaaaataattatgtcaaaaaaaaagaacgaaatataaatcatatttaatatatttatatattatcttttcaatagtaataacaatactaaataataattattttttgaaatctaacaaatattataatcaaactgtattatatatggaaaactaactattaaaaaagtaattgcATACGGACAAAACATTGTTAAGaattaaagagatttttttaatcatacttacttgataaattataatacaaacataaaaatatatattaagaaagcatgtctaagtccataaaaaaaaaaaagacttaagaatgaaatatatcttaccttcatatactttttttggTTACATGTTAGCTAATTCACAAACAAGTATTATGGAGAAGAGAAATTATAACTTTATatgtgaatcttcatgaaaataaatatgaatctatgtagacaaaataaaggaaatgaaaaaaataaggacttgagaatgatatattgattaaattcatgtacttttttttttggttacatgttagtttccttcacaaatcaaatacgaatttatagacaaaaatagaggaaataaaaaataaaaagttcaatgaagtatttcttaccttcatgtatttttttttggttacagatcaaacttatatgatgaaaaaagaaagaataattgtgAAAGTGAATCCTCattaaactaatataaatttataggcaaaataaaggaattttaTAAGACacataaacttataaatttaaattggaggttatgtatataaaaattatgagagtcataaatattattaaaagtaaaaattaaataaaggcAAGTCATGGATAGTAACTCTTagtgaataaattcaaaaataaaaataaaaatacttaaaatgtaaaaaaaaataatatgatttcatgattagaggtgagataaacaaatagaaaaaaatatagatttttttttattattataaatgttcatacattaataaagtatttatttatatatttgtataaatgaagtaatatatttttacaataaaataattaatttaaatttaaaaaagtccaaaaataaataaattatgtttcttttttaattataagtgagataaataaataaaaaatatgaagagtttttgttataaatgacccaccattaataaaatatttatttataataaatttaagtaattttttatgatatataataattatttttttaaaaaaaaaagataaaaaaaactaaatgcaAATGAAAGCTATATAGAGGTGCCACATCATCTCCTCTATggtcctcatttatatatatattgtgattGATTTTGTACTCGTTCATTTTCCCTCTACACTTTTCTTAAATATAGGCAAAGCTAAAATGCATGTTACAAATTCAGCTTAACCTAGTAATTTTGATCAAAACCTTCTCtttatttaagtaattaattgaatatgtacaaactttttttttagaaaaacattaaCATTTGAAAGttacatcaaatttttttaatcgaactttctttatattgctttttttgaaaatattttaaacagtTATCACTTTTGTCTCTTTCGATCCTATTACCGACCAAACACAACTCGatcattttttgtccttttgCTGTGACAGTTAGCTGTCTCTTAAAACCCATGGCCCCTCTTTAATCTTAGCTGTAACTTCGCTGTGATCTATTCACTCCTAATCTACTCATCTCttaattatattcaaataaattatgcGTTACGCTTTTTATAATAGCTCTGCTTAACTAATTAACccttgtattatatatataataacagtCTAATAATACCTCTATTCACTCACTCTCATACcaattcttaaatattttagcTTACTAAAATCCAAGAAATCATCTCCTTTATTTCTCTCACTTGATAGTCAGATATTGGACGAGAATTATTATCTTAGAAAatcactttaaaaataaataggcGAACCAAAAAATGCAATTAACTATTGTGTTAACGGCGTCTGACGTAGCCGCTGATCAATTCTGCACCAGCCGGTGTGGGACACGTGGACTCCTTTGAGTACCAAAAATACCCCTCCTAAGGGTAAGATTTACAAATTTGTCTACATATGGGTTGGTAACTCGGAGATTCAATGTCCGGGTCAATGCGCTTGGCCGTTTCACCCACCCAATTACGGACCACAGGGTCCAGCCCTGTTCGTGCCCAACAACGACATAGGCTCGGATGGGATGGTTATAAACTTGACTAGCTTATTAGTTTCAAACTGTAACGAACCCTTTTGGAAATCGTTACTATCAAAGATCAGCTGATACGGATGGAACTCATGTTTTTGTCCAATTTATGAACTAACCAGTAACTACCAAGGATTATGGTGGTTGAATGAGAATTTAATTACTAGCATTAACAAAAGGGTCTTTGATCGAATCGTGAAATGGACAAGTTGAATTGTAAGTGAATATTGaacatataagaaattaaaaaattgcttAACGTGGAGTGAAGACATGGAGATATATTTGTGATCATAGCGGAACACTTTATCACTGGATATATTTTCATGCAAAGCATGCTTTTCTTTACATGATGTCGCTTAGcatgtatttttagcttattaAAACACTTAACTATAATAAGTTTACATTATTTAATAATGGGGAACTTTTGTGCATATTTACTCAAAAACAGTCTAATTACACttaataattatagtttattaattattatacttaactacatgttatagggaggagagtggcgagcgagattggagaggcaagcgagagagCGCAGATAGTGGGAGAGATGcgaattgtatatttatattggttagataattgtatattttacaaatatattGGTATAtctggcgagcgagattggaagAGGAAAGATagaggcaagcgagagaggGCAATAATTTGTATAGTTTGCAGGTACATTGGAATAAATCGCTTGTTTTGTATATTTGAGTAATATAGAGTCTAAACTATACGAATACGCTAAAATTAAACTCGAAATAAtgaattgatataaatataagCATATGAACTTTAGACAATTATACCAATTATATTAGATAAATTAGATTATACAGAATTCGAAAACTACACATTTATACAAACTTCAAAAAGTTATACATACAAAGATTCGTATATGGTGACAAATCTAAAAAACAAAAGGATATTATCATAATGTGTAAATACAAATCAAACGAAGACTTGTTagttgtgaattatacaaatgtatgATGAATTATATAAACGTGGCTAATCATACAAACTCGAAATTATCCTACGTAATTAATACCTAATGTTAGTTGCGAGTCATGATTGtagcaaactatagttataatgaataattaagtagtaattttccattaattaataacaaaaaacaaaTGATTTGCAATCGATTCTATTTGCTCCAATTGAGACATGGCAATAATTAAGAACTGATCACATATAAaagtaagttatttttttttaatcactcTTAGGTGTGAATCAAAATTCTGTAGAAAATATggctttattattattttcgtaCGAATCTTGGAACAAAAAAGTAGGCTCGTATACGCCATGCCAACTAGTTGGGCTCGTTTCAATTAAAGGAAAAGGGAAAATGTTGACGGCCCAGGCCTGTCACAAGAAAGTATTGACAAATGTTGGCCCTAAATCCAAAATTAGTGGAATTTCTGTAAATCGGGTGGATTAGTATTATCTTACATTAAATatgagttttaaaataaaacttaaaatacaAATAGTGAAATAAGCACCCAAGCTAGACTTGAACTCAAGTCTCGCAGGTGGTTCTTTAAGCTTTTACCAATAGCACAATGACACTCCTATACTTGAGGTGCACTGTTTATTACTCCCCTCtgtttcacaaagaatgacctGTTTTGACTTGGCACGAAgtttaagaatataaagaagacttttgaatcttgtgattttaaattaaagttaggtcaaatgtataaaatttccCTTTGATATTGTGACCTTAAACATGCTACGTagaaaactgaaattaaaatattacgaAATTAAGAAagatgtcattcttttttaaacaaactaaaaaggaaatgaaatcattctttttgaaacttaGATAGTATATCTTAAGTTTTGTcaacttttcaaaataaatatacatatataaacatGATTTTCTTTCCCAAGTTAACGGATCCACTTGCACCCTCTTCTATAGGATGGGTCCACCTCTGTATTTGACCATATTTTAttgtgaaaatattaaaaaatagcttttgaaatcaaaataaaaaattaaatttgaaaattgttgtGTTATGCTATTAGTATAAACTGAAATTGTTTTTCAGTTTCTGTGAATAATATGAACAGAAAAATACTATTTGTGATGTCTTacgaattatgaaaaaatt
This genomic window contains:
- the LOC104644303 gene encoding protein PHOSPHATE-INDUCED 1 codes for the protein MSSSSHFILSLFVLISFINVCFASRKLSALVQDPQMQLLEYHKGALLSGKTSVNLIWYGKFKPSQRAIVSDFITSLSSSTPSKTNPSVAQWWQTTEKYYHLANSKNTLSLNLGKQVLIENYSLGKSLTQKQIVQLASKGEQRDAINVVLTASDVAVDGFCVNRCGTHGSSKGAVIKGKTYKFAYIWVGNSETLCPGYCAWPFHQPIYGPQSPPLVAPNNDVGVDGMVINLASLLAGTATNPFGNGYYQGEADAPLEAASACPGVYAKGAYPGYAGDLLVDKTTGASYNAHGTNGRKYLVPALYDPASSSCSTLV